A window of the Bacteroides thetaiotaomicron VPI-5482 genome harbors these coding sequences:
- a CDS encoding DUF5722 domain-containing protein, whose amino-acid sequence MRKAYIESFIILLFLSCCPFIVSSCHEEEKEEIPESPFDEEDIQHEQDLNAYLGKSYSCKISQVSVMESSVCVTGEYTGEGNFFLGEIPPYLDIIDVKKAPYKLKLEDSSFEIKLERYVERDGALYDRLLSKWAIYKEGVERDQLVSHAHQADEIHAFQNLPAIKLTSKKGLGGIIPNQYISDFTSLGISSATINVCITQFMHLTPRAGDIAHTYGGRTYYMDEGYLKTVLDVPLLEAAKRNIAVAPIILVEPAAKCVDPDLGALLQHPDYERGVYTMPNMTTLESVNCYAAAFDFLAKRYCTADNRYGRIAHWIMHNEVDGCIDWTNMGVKPLTVFTDTYIKSMRICYNIVRQYDKQAEVLGSFTHSWTQIANVGWWLYTSKEIIDLLNVYSRVEGDFQWGLAYHSYSQDLTNPCVWIDPNATFSMDTQFITFKNLEVLSKWALTKENKYKGTIKRSVWLSEAGVNSPTYSDEDFQKQAASLAFAWKKINALEGIDGLQWHNWFDHPGDGACFGLRKYLDESYRGEAKPVWEVYRKAGTNEEDEYFEQFLPLIGIPDWNIIENF is encoded by the coding sequence ATGAGAAAGGCTTATATTGAGTCGTTTATTATTCTTTTGTTTCTGTCCTGTTGTCCTTTCATTGTTTCTTCCTGTCACGAGGAAGAGAAAGAGGAGATACCTGAATCTCCTTTTGACGAAGAAGATATTCAACACGAACAAGATCTGAATGCTTATTTGGGAAAAAGCTATTCGTGTAAAATTTCTCAGGTCTCAGTAATGGAATCTTCCGTTTGCGTTACTGGTGAATATACCGGTGAAGGCAACTTCTTTTTAGGTGAGATTCCTCCTTATTTGGATATCATAGATGTGAAGAAGGCTCCTTATAAGTTGAAGTTAGAAGATTCATCTTTTGAAATTAAGTTAGAGCGCTATGTAGAAAGGGATGGAGCGTTATATGACCGTCTTTTGTCAAAGTGGGCTATTTATAAAGAGGGAGTAGAAAGAGACCAACTGGTTTCTCATGCGCATCAAGCGGATGAAATTCATGCGTTTCAGAATCTTCCGGCTATCAAACTGACTTCAAAGAAAGGGTTGGGTGGAATTATTCCTAACCAATATATATCGGATTTTACTTCGTTGGGGATAAGCAGTGCTACGATTAATGTTTGTATCACTCAGTTTATGCACCTGACGCCAAGAGCGGGAGATATTGCGCATACTTATGGGGGAAGAACCTATTATATGGATGAAGGTTACCTCAAGACTGTGCTTGACGTTCCTCTTTTAGAAGCAGCCAAACGGAATATTGCTGTTGCTCCCATCATTCTTGTCGAACCGGCAGCTAAATGTGTAGACCCTGACTTGGGGGCATTGTTGCAACATCCGGATTATGAAAGAGGGGTTTATACAATGCCTAATATGACTACTCTGGAATCGGTGAATTGTTATGCGGCGGCATTTGATTTTCTGGCGAAAAGATATTGTACGGCGGACAATCGCTACGGGCGTATAGCTCATTGGATTATGCATAATGAGGTAGACGGCTGTATAGACTGGACAAATATGGGAGTAAAACCTCTTACTGTATTTACGGACACCTATATAAAATCAATGCGTATATGTTATAATATAGTACGCCAATATGATAAGCAGGCAGAGGTTTTGGGCTCCTTTACACATTCCTGGACACAGATAGCGAATGTGGGATGGTGGCTCTATACAAGCAAGGAAATCATTGATTTGTTGAATGTTTATAGTCGGGTAGAAGGGGACTTTCAGTGGGGATTAGCTTATCATAGCTATTCTCAGGATTTGACGAATCCATGTGTTTGGATTGATCCGAACGCAACGTTTTCCATGGATACCCAATTTATTACGTTTAAGAATCTGGAAGTTCTGAGTAAGTGGGCGCTTACCAAAGAAAATAAATATAAAGGGACTATTAAGCGCTCTGTCTGGCTTTCTGAGGCTGGAGTAAATTCTCCTACTTATTCGGATGAAGATTTTCAGAAGCAAGCGGCTAGTTTGGCTTTCGCCTGGAAGAAAATCAATGCATTGGAAGGGATTGATGGGCTACAATGGCATAATTGGTTTGATCATCCGGGAGACGGAGCTTGCTTCGGATTGCGTAAATACTTGGATGAATCTTACAGAGGGGAAGCCAAACCTGTGTGGGAAGTTTATCGAAAAGCAGGCACAAATGAAGAAGATGAATACTTCGAACAATTCTTACCTTTAATTGGAATTCCTGATTGGAATATTATTGAGAATTTTTAA
- a CDS encoding DNA-binding protein: MAVQFEFYKNPVQGEEEGETSYHPRVVNFQHVTTQRLAVEIHSATTFGKAEVEAMLMELSRCMGNHLREGQRVHLDGVGYFQITLQATEPIHSMAAHADKVKFKSVSFLADRDLKGELIGMHAQRSKYKPHSATLSQEEIDKKLTGYFATHTVLTRSDMQSLCQFTHSMAARHIRRLKEEGSLQNIGIRTQPIYVPCPGHYGK, translated from the coding sequence ATGGCAGTACAATTCGAATTTTATAAGAATCCCGTTCAGGGAGAAGAAGAGGGGGAAACAAGTTATCATCCCAGAGTCGTGAATTTTCAACACGTGACTACCCAAAGACTGGCAGTCGAAATTCACTCGGCAACTACCTTTGGCAAGGCCGAAGTGGAAGCAATGTTAATGGAACTCAGTCGGTGCATGGGCAACCACTTACGCGAAGGGCAAAGAGTACATCTTGACGGGGTCGGCTATTTTCAGATCACATTACAAGCAACAGAGCCGATACATTCCATGGCCGCACACGCTGACAAAGTGAAGTTTAAATCGGTCAGTTTCTTGGCGGACAGAGATTTAAAAGGTGAGCTTATAGGTATGCATGCACAACGCTCAAAGTATAAACCCCACTCGGCTACCCTCTCCCAGGAAGAAATAGACAAAAAATTAACCGGGTACTTCGCTACGCATACGGTTTTGACCCGCTCTGATATGCAGTCACTTTGCCAATTCACACACAGTATGGCGGCGCGCCATATTCGCAGGTTGAAAGAAGAAGGTTCTTTGCAGAATATCGGAATTCGTACGCAACCGATTTATGTGCCGTGTCCAGGACATTATGGGAAATAG
- a CDS encoding BT4734/BF3469 family protein → MRITQVRDDGKVNTMRTLKIEQLVEQMKKETKAQLVSNMREVLPYILPGDKNDYIERVPKILPAAAFVRKNGVMAMAEYNGIVMLQVNGLSGRMEADEVKECVKELPQTYLAFIGSSGKSVKIWVRFTYPDNRLPDNREQAEVFHAHAYRLAVKYYQPQLPFDIELREPSLEQYCRLTFDPELYFNPEAMPVYLKQPASLPGETTYREQVQAQASPLQRLVPGYDSYEALSVLFEAAFARALAEQKGYRPGDDIHSLLVCLAEQCFRAGIPQEDTVRWARAHYRLPKDEFLIRETVKNVYGTCEGFADKSSLLPEQLFVMQTDEFMKRRYEFRFNMLTSSVEYRERNSFNFYFRPIDKRVMASITMNAMYEGIKLWDKDVVRYLNSDHVPVYHPVEEFLYDLPHWDGKDHIRDLAERVPCDNPHWGQLFRRWFLSTVAHWRGVDKNHANSTSPILIGPQAYRKSTFCRLILPPCLQAYYTDSIDFSRKRDAELYLNRFLLINMDEFDQIGVNQQSFLKHILQKPVVNTRRPNASAVESLRRYASFIGTSNHKDLLTDTSGSRRFIGVEVTGVIDVVRPIDYEQLYAQAMTALYKNERYWFDEEEEAIMTESNQEFEQSPAIEQLFQVYYRAAADEEAGEWLLAADLLQRIQKASKMKFSPRQVSYLGRILQKLGVKSYRRSHGVYYHVVPISFDNE, encoded by the coding sequence ATGAGAATAACACAAGTGAGAGACGATGGCAAAGTAAATACGATGCGTACGTTGAAGATTGAACAGCTCGTAGAGCAGATGAAAAAGGAAACTAAAGCACAACTGGTCTCTAATATGAGAGAAGTCCTGCCTTATATACTTCCCGGTGATAAAAATGATTATATAGAGAGGGTCCCGAAGATACTTCCGGCGGCAGCTTTTGTCAGAAAAAACGGGGTGATGGCGATGGCCGAATATAATGGAATCGTTATGCTTCAGGTCAACGGGTTGTCCGGACGTATGGAAGCTGATGAGGTGAAGGAGTGTGTGAAGGAACTGCCTCAGACGTATCTTGCTTTTATCGGTTCTTCAGGAAAGTCTGTAAAGATATGGGTTCGTTTTACGTATCCTGACAATCGTCTGCCTGATAATCGCGAACAGGCGGAAGTCTTTCATGCGCATGCTTATCGTCTGGCTGTGAAATATTACCAGCCCCAACTCCCGTTTGATATCGAATTAAGAGAGCCTTCGCTGGAACAGTATTGCCGACTGACTTTCGACCCAGAGCTGTATTTTAATCCCGAAGCCATGCCTGTTTATCTGAAACAGCCAGCATCTTTGCCGGGGGAAACCACCTATCGAGAGCAGGTACAGGCGCAGGCTTCTCCTTTACAGCGGCTTGTTCCCGGATATGATAGTTACGAAGCACTTTCTGTTCTTTTTGAAGCAGCATTTGCCCGGGCATTGGCCGAGCAAAAAGGATACCGCCCAGGCGATGATATACACTCATTGCTTGTTTGTCTGGCTGAGCAGTGTTTTCGTGCCGGTATTCCACAGGAAGACACCGTGCGATGGGCACGTGCTCATTATCGTTTACCGAAAGATGAATTCCTGATTCGCGAGACGGTGAAGAACGTGTATGGTACGTGCGAGGGTTTTGCCGATAAAAGTAGTTTGCTGCCGGAGCAATTGTTTGTCATGCAGACAGATGAGTTTATGAAACGCCGATATGAGTTTCGTTTCAATATGCTGACTTCGAGCGTGGAATACCGTGAGCGGAACAGTTTCAACTTTTATTTTCGCCCCATAGACAAACGGGTGATGGCAAGTATTACGATGAATGCGATGTATGAGGGCATCAAACTTTGGGATAAGGATGTGGTCCGATATCTGAATTCCGATCATGTTCCCGTTTATCACCCTGTCGAGGAATTTCTTTATGATCTTCCCCATTGGGACGGTAAAGACCACATCCGTGACCTGGCTGAAAGAGTTCCTTGTGATAATCCTCATTGGGGACAACTTTTTCGTCGTTGGTTTCTCAGTACAGTGGCGCACTGGCGTGGAGTTGACAAAAATCATGCGAACAGTACTTCACCTATTCTAATCGGTCCGCAGGCTTATCGTAAGTCTACCTTTTGCCGTCTGATTCTGCCTCCGTGTTTGCAGGCGTATTATACGGACAGCATTGACTTTAGCCGTAAAAGGGACGCCGAGTTGTATCTGAATCGTTTTCTTCTTATCAATATGGATGAGTTTGATCAGATAGGTGTCAATCAGCAGTCATTCCTTAAACATATTTTGCAAAAACCGGTTGTTAATACCCGTCGCCCGAATGCGTCAGCTGTGGAATCACTCCGCCGGTATGCTTCTTTTATCGGGACGAGTAATCATAAAGACTTACTGACAGACACTTCCGGTAGTCGCCGTTTTATCGGCGTCGAAGTGACGGGAGTGATTGATGTGGTGCGTCCCATTGATTATGAGCAGCTTTATGCACAAGCAATGACGGCGCTTTATAAAAATGAACGGTATTGGTTTGATGAAGAAGAGGAAGCTATTATGACGGAGTCTAATCAGGAGTTTGAGCAGTCTCCTGCGATCGAGCAATTGTTTCAGGTATATTATCGGGCGGCGGCCGACGAAGAGGCAGGAGAATGGTTGCTTGCTGCGGATTTGCTACAACGAATACAGAAGGCTAGTAAGATGAAGTTTTCACCTCGGCAAGTATCTTATTTGGGGCGTATTCTGCAAAAGTTGGGAGTGAAATCGTACCGGAGATCTCATGGGGTTTATTATCATGTGGTGCCCATATCTTTTGATAATGAGTAG
- a CDS encoding ABC transporter ATP-binding protein — MKEFLQLMRRFVSPYKKYIGWAILLNILSAVFNVFSFTLLIPILDILFKTGENNKVYEYMEWGTAGFKDVAINNFYYYVSQMIQDNGPTTALIFLGLFLALMTLFKTSCYFASSAVMIPLRTGVVRDIRIMVYAKVMRLPMGFFSEERKGDIIARMSGDVGEVENSITSSLDMLIKSPIMIILYFITLIATSWKLTLFTVLVLPAMGWLMGKVGRKLKRQSLEAQGKWSDTMSQLEETLGGLRIIKAFIAEDRMIDRFTRCSNELRDAVNKVAMRQALAHPMSEFLGTILIVSVLWFGGALILGHNSSLTAPTFIFYMVILYSVINPLKDFAKAGYNIPKGLASMERVDKILKAENNIKEIPNPKPLTGMNDRIEFKDISFSYDGKREVLKHVNLTVPKGKTVALVGQSGSGKSTLVDLLPRYHDVQGGDITIDGTSIKDVRIADLRSLIGNVNQEAILFNDTFFNNIAFGVENATMEQVIEAAKIANAHDFIMEKPEGYNTNIGDRGGKLSGGQRQRVSIARAILKNPPILILDEATSALDTESERLVQEALERLMKTRTTIAIAHRLSTIKNADEICVLYEGEIVERGRHEELLELDGYYKRLNDMQAL, encoded by the coding sequence ATGAAGGAATTTTTGCAACTGATGCGACGTTTTGTGTCGCCATATAAGAAGTATATCGGATGGGCTATTTTGCTGAATATCTTGTCAGCTGTATTCAATGTGTTTTCATTTACTTTGTTAATTCCGATTCTGGATATTTTGTTTAAAACAGGAGAGAATAATAAGGTATATGAGTATATGGAATGGGGAACTGCCGGTTTTAAAGATGTTGCGATAAATAATTTCTATTATTATGTTTCCCAAATGATTCAGGATAATGGTCCTACTACTGCTTTGATTTTTCTGGGACTGTTTCTGGCTTTGATGACTTTATTTAAAACGTCCTGTTATTTTGCATCTTCAGCTGTGATGATTCCATTGCGTACAGGAGTTGTCAGGGATATCCGTATCATGGTATATGCGAAGGTAATGCGTTTGCCGATGGGCTTTTTCTCAGAGGAGAGAAAAGGAGATATTATAGCTCGTATGAGTGGTGATGTGGGAGAGGTGGAAAACTCTATTACCAGTTCATTGGACATGTTGATAAAGAGCCCTATCATGATTATATTGTATTTTATAACATTGATTGCTACCAGCTGGAAGTTAACTCTTTTCACCGTTTTGGTATTGCCGGCTATGGGCTGGCTGATGGGTAAGGTCGGAAGAAAACTAAAGCGTCAATCACTGGAGGCACAAGGTAAGTGGAGTGATACAATGTCTCAGTTGGAAGAAACATTGGGTGGTTTGCGTATTATCAAAGCGTTTATTGCAGAAGACAGAATGATAGATCGTTTTACGAGGTGTAGTAATGAACTCCGTGATGCAGTCAATAAAGTGGCTATGCGACAAGCTTTGGCTCATCCGATGAGTGAGTTCTTGGGAACAATTTTGATTGTATCTGTATTATGGTTTGGTGGTGCTTTGATTTTAGGGCATAATTCGTCATTAACTGCACCAACGTTTATATTTTATATGGTTATTTTGTATAGCGTGATAAATCCGTTGAAAGACTTTGCCAAGGCTGGTTACAATATCCCCAAGGGGCTTGCTTCTATGGAACGTGTGGACAAAATATTGAAGGCTGAAAATAATATTAAAGAAATTCCTAATCCGAAACCATTGACTGGAATGAATGATCGGATTGAGTTTAAAGATATAAGCTTTAGCTATGATGGTAAAAGAGAAGTGTTGAAACATGTGAACTTAACAGTGCCAAAGGGAAAGACAGTTGCTTTGGTAGGACAGTCAGGCTCAGGAAAATCAACGCTCGTAGATTTATTGCCACGTTATCATGATGTGCAAGGAGGAGATATCACCATCGATGGTACAAGTATTAAAGATGTACGTATTGCCGATTTGCGCAGTTTGATTGGCAATGTAAATCAAGAAGCCATTCTTTTTAATGATACATTTTTCAATAATATTGCTTTTGGCGTAGAAAATGCAACTATGGAACAAGTCATAGAGGCCGCTAAGATTGCCAATGCCCATGATTTTATTATGGAAAAGCCGGAAGGATATAATACAAATATCGGTGACCGTGGCGGCAAACTTTCCGGTGGACAGAGACAGCGTGTCAGCATCGCCCGTGCTATTCTGAAGAATCCTCCCATCCTGATTCTGGATGAGGCTACTTCTGCACTGGATACTGAATCGGAACGTTTGGTACAAGAAGCATTGGAGAGATTGATGAAGACGCGTACCACGATTGCAATTGCTCACCGTCTTTCTACTATCAAAAATGCGGATGAGATTTGTGTGCTCTATGAAGGGGAAATCGTAGAGCGTGGACGTCATGAAGAATTATTGGAATTAGACGGTTATTATAAAAGACTAAACGATATGCAAGCATTATAG
- a CDS encoding polysaccharide deacetylase family protein, which yields MILLSFDIEEFDVPKEHQVDISMEEQIKVSVEGTTRILDCLERNQVKATFFCTANFALHAPDIIKRIQEGGHEIASHGFYHWTFEVEDLKRSKDQLEEITGTKVYGYRQARMMPVSEKAVYEAGYIYNSSLNPTFIPGRYMRLSTPRTPFIKDRVMQMPASVTPLLRFPLFWLSCHNLPASLYRWLCKYTHRHDGYFVTYFHPWEFYPLNEHPEWKLPFIIRNHAGEGMEKRLDAFILYFRKKNVSFGRFIDYIKLNKDIMK from the coding sequence ATGATTTTATTAAGTTTTGACATTGAGGAATTTGATGTGCCCAAAGAACATCAGGTGGACATATCAATGGAAGAGCAAATTAAAGTTTCTGTAGAGGGGACTACCCGAATTTTGGATTGCTTAGAACGGAATCAGGTAAAAGCGACCTTTTTCTGTACGGCAAATTTTGCTCTTCATGCTCCTGATATAATAAAGCGCATTCAGGAGGGAGGTCACGAGATTGCTTCTCATGGCTTCTATCATTGGACCTTTGAAGTAGAAGATCTGAAAAGGTCGAAGGATCAGTTGGAGGAAATCACCGGAACCAAAGTTTATGGCTATCGGCAGGCACGCATGATGCCTGTGTCGGAAAAAGCTGTATATGAGGCGGGGTATATATATAATTCTTCCTTGAATCCGACATTTATCCCAGGAAGATATATGCGGCTTTCTACTCCCCGTACTCCTTTTATAAAAGACCGTGTGATGCAAATGCCGGCATCAGTTACTCCTTTGCTGCGTTTTCCTTTATTTTGGCTTTCCTGCCATAATTTGCCTGCTTCACTTTATCGTTGGCTGTGTAAATACACTCATCGGCATGATGGATATTTTGTGACATACTTTCATCCGTGGGAATTTTATCCGTTAAATGAACATCCGGAATGGAAACTGCCATTTATTATAAGGAATCATGCAGGAGAAGGAATGGAAAAAAGGCTGGATGCTTTCATCCTATATTTTAGGAAAAAGAATGTTAGTTTTGGTCGTTTTATAGATTATATAAAACTAAACAAGGATATAATGAAATGA
- a CDS encoding glycosyltransferase 87 family protein, with protein MKDIIRFILRLVQNPIVLAILWFGVAIRGFWVSWTEGLANNYLIFSRSFFHALEQTPLYVEYPKEYFDLFLYGIPFTLLIAPFSIMPTMVGSALWSLCNALLLYFAIKKLEFEKWKTAIIVWLSYNGLYLSVVTQQYNAAVAAFILFTFILVERKKDFWAALMIVLGTLTKIYGIVGLAFFLFSKRKLYFLWGILFWAFVLFVVPMFYTSPQYVFDSYKEWVSILVVKNDVNELSFYQNISLLGMVRKITHAVEYSDMWLIIPGIVLFLLPYLRIGQYENRNFRLSFLASVLLFMVLFSTGTEECGYVGALIGVGIWYVSTPTYKKSFVLNTCLLLFCFALTAASSSSILFSKHFRTEYITSFALKALPCAIIWFKIIWEQLTQDYTSRTPTPFLHKKDDERIDVILPCYNPHEGWEQQLIEKHKELEGMLNGYNIRFIVVNDGSKRGFTEEAVLRLTNNLPNTIIVDNKINQGKGAAVRDGIAHSDSELALYTDYDFPYKIESVCQVIKYLEEGYDVVVANRNHTYYSQLSTRRKLASHASRFLNFMLLGLTHTDTQGGLKGFNCKGKAFLASTRIKQFLFDTEFIYKASLDDTTFIKEVPVDLRGEVMLPDMKKGVFVNELKNLLMICWRG; from the coding sequence ATGAAAGATATAATAAGATTTATACTAAGGTTAGTGCAAAATCCTATTGTATTAGCAATTTTGTGGTTTGGGGTGGCTATCAGGGGATTTTGGGTAAGCTGGACAGAAGGACTTGCAAATAACTACTTGATATTTTCCCGTTCATTTTTTCATGCTTTGGAGCAAACGCCTTTATATGTAGAATATCCTAAAGAATATTTTGATTTATTTCTATATGGCATTCCTTTTACTTTATTGATTGCTCCTTTTTCAATCATGCCAACAATGGTGGGTTCTGCTTTGTGGAGTTTGTGTAATGCTCTTTTATTGTACTTTGCTATAAAAAAGTTAGAGTTTGAAAAATGGAAAACAGCCATTATTGTTTGGTTGTCATATAATGGCTTATATTTATCTGTTGTGACTCAGCAGTATAATGCAGCAGTAGCCGCTTTCATTCTTTTTACTTTTATTCTTGTCGAGAGAAAAAAAGATTTTTGGGCTGCATTGATGATTGTGTTAGGCACATTAACCAAAATTTATGGGATTGTGGGGTTAGCTTTTTTCCTTTTCTCTAAAAGAAAATTATATTTTCTGTGGGGAATTCTATTTTGGGCATTCGTTCTATTTGTAGTTCCAATGTTTTATACTTCTCCACAATATGTATTTGATTCTTATAAAGAATGGGTTAGTATTCTTGTAGTTAAGAATGATGTTAATGAGTTGAGCTTTTATCAGAATATCTCTTTATTAGGAATGGTTCGAAAGATTACTCATGCTGTTGAATATAGCGATATGTGGCTGATAATTCCTGGAATTGTTTTATTCTTATTACCTTATTTGCGTATTGGACAATATGAGAATAGAAATTTTCGGCTTTCGTTTTTGGCATCAGTTCTGTTATTTATGGTCTTGTTTAGTACGGGGACGGAAGAATGTGGATATGTGGGAGCTCTAATTGGTGTGGGTATATGGTATGTAAGTACGCCAACGTATAAAAAATCGTTTGTGCTGAATACATGCTTATTGCTATTCTGTTTTGCGTTGACGGCAGCGTCTTCAAGCAGTATTCTTTTTTCAAAACATTTCAGGACTGAATACATAACTTCATTTGCACTTAAAGCTCTCCCATGTGCTATTATTTGGTTTAAAATCATCTGGGAACAATTAACTCAGGACTATACATCAAGAACTCCAACTCCTTTTCTACATAAAAAAGATGATGAACGGATTGATGTCATATTGCCCTGTTATAATCCTCATGAAGGATGGGAGCAGCAACTGATTGAAAAACATAAAGAGTTGGAAGGGATGCTGAACGGGTACAATATTCGCTTTATCGTAGTAAATGATGGTTCCAAACGCGGATTTACGGAAGAAGCTGTACTTCGTTTGACAAATAACTTACCCAACACTATCATTGTAGACAATAAGATAAATCAAGGGAAAGGAGCTGCTGTTCGTGATGGTATAGCACATTCTGATTCAGAGCTGGCTCTTTATACAGATTATGATTTTCCATATAAGATTGAGTCTGTTTGTCAGGTGATTAAATATCTTGAGGAAGGGTATGATGTAGTTGTAGCAAATCGTAATCATACGTATTATTCACAACTTTCTACCCGCAGAAAGTTGGCGAGTCATGCTTCACGTTTCTTGAACTTTATGCTGTTAGGGCTGACTCACACAGATACACAGGGGGGATTAAAAGGTTTTAACTGTAAGGGAAAAGCTTTTCTTGCGTCCACTCGTATTAAACAGTTCTTGTTTGATACGGAGTTTATATATAAGGCCTCTCTTGATGATACCACCTTCATCAAAGAGGTTCCTGTAGACTTAAGAGGCGAAGTGATGTTGCCTGATATGAAAAAGGGGGTATTTGTAAATGAACTAAAAAACTTATTGATGATATGTTGGAGAGGTTGA
- a CDS encoding glycosyltransferase family 87 protein encodes MLERLKGYVQNPVFLFILWMGVGLACSLSLMMKGTYSNYVIFSQSFWHAISSSPLYVEYLQEQKDFFLYGISFTALISPFAVLPRPLGMILWCLVNCGFLYYAISKLDLKKWQFAVVILVSVNDVFTAVLSQQYSIGITAMIIFAYVLIEKEKDFWAALMIVLGTMTKLYGIVGLAFFLFSKHKMKLAGGLVFWAVIVFLLPMLYASPEYVVHSYKEWLDVLVYKNGLNQFSINQNISLLGMLHRITGASFSDLWIIVPGMILFALPYLRIRQYGNESFRFLFLSSALLFMVLFSTGTETYGYLTAMIAVGIWYVKTPTKAATPILNLSLLIFCILLTSLSTTDLFPRFIRAEYVKPYALKALPCTLIWLKIVWEQLTQDFARPSD; translated from the coding sequence ATGTTGGAGAGGTTGAAAGGATATGTGCAGAATCCCGTCTTTCTATTCATCTTGTGGATGGGAGTAGGATTAGCTTGCAGTTTATCATTGATGATGAAGGGGACATATAGCAATTATGTTATATTTAGCCAGTCTTTTTGGCATGCGATATCTTCTTCTCCTTTATATGTAGAATATCTTCAGGAACAGAAGGATTTCTTTCTGTATGGTATTTCTTTCACTGCGTTGATTTCTCCTTTTGCGGTTCTTCCCAGACCGTTGGGGATGATCCTTTGGTGCCTGGTGAATTGTGGTTTCCTTTATTATGCTATCAGCAAGTTAGATTTGAAAAAGTGGCAATTTGCTGTTGTTATATTAGTTTCTGTAAATGACGTTTTTACAGCTGTTTTGTCTCAGCAATATAGCATAGGTATTACGGCTATGATTATTTTTGCCTATGTACTGATCGAGAAAGAAAAGGATTTTTGGGCTGCTTTGATGATTGTATTAGGGACTATGACCAAACTTTATGGGATAGTCGGACTGGCTTTCTTTTTATTCTCGAAACACAAAATGAAACTCGCCGGCGGATTAGTCTTTTGGGCAGTGATCGTTTTTCTGCTTCCGATGCTCTATGCTTCTCCGGAATATGTCGTTCATTCGTATAAGGAATGGCTCGATGTGCTTGTCTATAAGAATGGGCTGAATCAGTTTAGCATCAATCAAAACATATCTTTGCTGGGTATGTTACATCGGATAACGGGAGCTTCATTCAGCGATTTATGGATAATCGTGCCCGGAATGATTTTGTTTGCCCTTCCTTATTTACGCATCCGGCAATACGGAAATGAATCTTTCAGATTCTTGTTTCTATCCTCTGCACTTTTGTTTATGGTGCTATTTAGCACCGGCACTGAAACCTATGGCTATCTGACTGCCATGATTGCTGTTGGAATCTGGTATGTAAAGACACCGACAAAAGCTGCCACACCGATATTGAATCTGTCATTGCTTATATTCTGTATTCTACTGACTTCTTTGTCTACTACCGATCTTTTTCCAAGATTCATAAGAGCGGAATATGTGAAACCTTATGCTCTGAAGGCTCTGCCTTGTACCTTGATATGGCTGAAAATAGTGTGGGAACAACTGACTCAGGACTTTGCGCGTCCATCTGACTGA
- a CDS encoding GtrA family protein, whose protein sequence is MEIVKSVFQSKGKRYQFIRYCTVGTLAAGIHYGVYYLLQEYEMTNLNIAYTIGYVTSFICNFFLTSYFTFRSNPSLKRALGFGGSHLVNYLIHMGLFNLFLYLNVDQEIAPLCVLAVAVPTNFLMLRFVFKHKKEQAADQVAE, encoded by the coding sequence ATGGAAATTGTAAAATCAGTATTTCAATCGAAGGGTAAACGTTACCAGTTTATTCGTTATTGCACGGTGGGAACGTTGGCCGCCGGAATACATTATGGGGTTTATTATCTGTTGCAGGAATACGAAATGACCAACTTGAATATTGCCTACACGATAGGCTATGTGACGAGTTTTATCTGTAATTTCTTTCTGACTTCTTATTTCACGTTCCGTAGCAACCCTTCTTTGAAAAGGGCTTTGGGATTTGGAGGCAGCCATTTGGTGAACTATCTGATACATATGGGATTGTTCAATTTGTTCCTCTATTTGAATGTAGATCAGGAGATAGCTCCCTTGTGTGTGCTCGCTGTGGCTGTTCCCACTAATTTTCTGATGCTCCGCTTTGTGTTTAAACATAAGAAGGAACAGGCTGCTGATCAAGTCGCAGAATAG